In Salvelinus namaycush isolate Seneca chromosome 12, SaNama_1.0, whole genome shotgun sequence, the DNA window gtgtttttcctattttgttgcattacaacctgtaatttaaatatgtttttatttggatttcatgtaatggacatacacaaaatagtccaaattggtgaagtaaaaTGAAAAATGTACTTATTTAAAATTTAAAAACTGAAaaatggtgcgtgcatatgtattcatcccctttgctatgaagcccctaaataagatttggtgcaaccaattaccttcagaagtcacataattagttaaataaggtccacctgtgtgcaatctaagtgtcacatgatctgttacatgatctgtcacatgatcttagTATATTTACAACTGTTCTGAAAGGCACCAGAGTCTGGAACACCACTAAACAAGGGGCagcaccaagcaagtggcaccatgaagaccaagacgctctccaaacaggtcagggacaaagttgtggagaagtacagatcagggttgggttataaaaaaatatctgaaactttgaacatcccacggagcaccattaaatccattattaaaaaatggaaagaatatggcaccacaacaaacctgccaagagagggccgcccaccaaaactcacagaccaggcatggagggcattaatcagagaggcaacaaagagaccaaagataaccctgaaggagctgcaaagctccacagcgaagattggagtatctgtctataggaccactttaagccgtacactccacagagctgggctttacggaagagtggccagaaaaagccattgcttaaagaaaagaataagcaaacatgtttggtgttcgccgaaaggcatgtgggagactccccaaacatatggaagaatgtactctggtcagatgagacaaaaattttgttttttggccatcaaggaaaacgctatgtctggcgcaaatccaacacctctcatcaccctgagaaccccatccccacagtgaagcatggtggtggcagcatcatgctgtggggatgtttttcatcggcagggactgggaaactggtcaaaattgatggaatgatggatggcgctaaatacagggaaattctggagggaaacctgtttcagtcttccagagatttgagactgggacggaggttcaccttccagcaggacaatggccctaagcatactgctaaagcaacacttgagtggtttaaggggaaacatttaaatgtcttggaatggcctattcaaagcccagacctcaatccaatggagaatctgtggtatgacttacagattgctgtacACAAGGGGAACTCATCCAACTTGAAGCGGtgttgccttgaagaatgggcaaaatttctagtggctagatgtgccaagtttatagagacataccccaagagacatgCAGCTATaaaaaggtggttctacaaagtattgactttgggggggtgaatagttcaagcacgctcaagttttcagtttttttttcttatttcttgtttgtttcacaataaaatataGTTTGCATCTTCAcagtggtagacatgttgtgtaaatcaaatgatacaacataataggaaaaatgccaaagggcgtgaatactttcgcaagccactgtatgtgtcTATATTGGAAGCATATGAAACATGTGTCTCCTGTGCCTCTCCTAACGAGCTCTCTTTACTGCGTTCATTTAACGACATGGGTATTAAAAATGAGTGTCATTGCTTTTATCAGATAATACAGTGCTTGACTAATTTGGCAAAGTTTCTGTTAAAGCACTTGAGGCTGCTAACGAGCTGTGGCCTCGTAAATACCCAGGCCACTGTCACCGGATGCTGCTGCCATCTTTGTTTGTGGAGAACAGAAAAAGACCAGGATGAAATATTTAATTATTTGGTATTCTCTCCTTGAATCTCTTCCTACTCTGCCTTCTCATTTCTTCCTCGCTCTTATTctgctctctttcttctctcatTAATATTCCCTGTCATCGTATCACCCTTGCgtacctctctcactctcctatTCCTCGAATCACTCTTTACTTCTGTCTCACAtgcctcatccctccctccatcccctctctctctctctctctctctctctctctctctctctttctctctctctctctttctctgtcctgcAGGGTTTCTGAGTACTGGGGACCAGTCAGCCAAGGGGAACTATGGTCTGTTGGACCAGATCCAGGCTCTGCGCTGGCTCAATGAGAACATTGGCCACTTTGGAGGAGACCCAGAGAGGATCACCATCTTTGGCTCCGGCGCCGGAGCCTCCTGTGTCAATCTGCTCATCCTCTCCCACCACTCTGAGGGTAAGgacctgtcaccatcgttttaGTCAttagcaacaacagcagcataaTCGTCATCGCCAACATCATCAAAAATATTCATCAGTCATCCTCTATGATGACAGCGATCTCATCATCACGTCGTTGCTTTTAAAGTGCCTTGAGATGTATTTACTTGTATGTGACGTGTACTGACATTCAACGTTTAGCTGCCAAGTACGGCCTACATGTAAACATGTAATAAACTGCTACTAAAACGAATCTAGGACAACAATCCCCACCGTCACTGTCAAACCTGTCATCATTATCACAACTGTCATTTTCATCCTCACTACCATAGCAACATCCAAGATGATTTAAATGTACTTCAGGTGTGTGTCAGAAAGGAAACCCAGAAAGGTGTTCTTAAAGACAATCGTCCCTCTTGCCTCAGTTCCATAGTGTCTAACTGAGCAACAAGGTAGTATGGCATTGAACCCTAGGATGATGTGTGAATTTGAATGAGGTAAAGTATTATTGGGTAGAACTTTCGGCCCGTGTGTATACGACTATCAGAAACATAGAATAGGTTTTGTAAAATCAGATCAATATGCACCAGACAGCCGTATGAATTTGACTTTGGCATAGGAAATAGGAATAGGAGTCTTGGTTTGTGTAGCTATCTAAGGGAGAGACTGGCGTGTGAGTCAGGACTTTGGGACTGCGTTAatatggatgtgtgtctgtgtatgtgagaCAGGTGTTTGACAGAACTCTAATGAGGACTGAAAATATTGCTGTCTGTCTGAGCAGGAGAGAGCAGAGCTGAGCTGAGCTCAGGACTTGAGCCGCAGCTGAGACAAGTCTTAATTGATTTCAcagggagaggagcaggggagggGGCACTTGCAGAGGATGGGGGATGGAATGGAGGGGAGGGGGTCTTAATTATTAATGACAGAATCTGCAGATGAAAACAGGGGGACAACAAGGCACTTTACATAACAGTGCAGCAGtgctctctttatctccctctctctctctctctctctttgtttaacACAGCCACCAGTCAGTGTTAACGCCAACACGGCTGTGTGCCGGGCCTGTCGCCATTTTCTTGTCGCTGCCTCCGTATGTGATGTGAGGAAACCAGCGGATTTGCCAAGCCTAATGTTTACAATGATTTAGTGGGGCTTTGGAGAGAGGCAGTGTACCTGGAACAGTGCTCCCTCCATATGTAATACTTCACGGTGCCACGGTGGTGGCTCCTCCTCTGACGCATCATTTAAAGCACTCACTCTGTACTGCCTTAAAGGCCTCGTGAACTGCTAGTAACTGAGTCAGAGGGATAAAAAGCCAGTTTTAATGGAAAGAGTGAATGCtttctctttttccacattttttacggtacagccttattctaaaattgattaaataaataaaaaatgatcaTCAATccacgcacaataccccataataacaaagcgaaaacaaatatttttttgtttgttgtaaatgtattaaaaataaaaaacagaaataccttatttacataagtattcagaccctttactatgagactcaaaattgaactcaggtgcatcctgtttccatcgatcatccttgagatgtttctaaaacttgatttggacatgatttggaaaggcacacgcctgtctatataaggttccactgttgacagtgtatgtcagagcaaaaaccaagccgtggcCCTGGAGCTCTGagacagcattgaaggtccctaagaacacggtggcctccgtcattcttaaattgaagaagtttggaaccaccaagtctcttcctagagctggccgcccggccaaactgagcaatctggggagaagggccttggtcatggaggtgacagagctcgagagttcctctgtggagatggaggaaccttccagaaggacaaccatctctgcagcactccaccaatcaggcctttatggaagagtggccagacggaagccactcctcagtaaaaggcacatgacagcactcttggagtttgccaaaaggctcctaaaggactctcagaccatgaaaaccAAGATTGCACTCTTTgccctgaatgctaagcgtcacatctggaggaaaccaggcactgctcatcacctggccaataccatccctacagtgaagcatggtggtggcaacatcatgctgtggggatgtttttcagcggcagggactgggagactagtcaggtttgagggaaagaggaacggagcaaagtacagagagatccttaatgaaaacatgctccagagcgctcaggacctcagactggggcgaagattcaccttccaacaggacaacgaccctaagcacacagccaagacaacgcaagtgTGCCCTGagtccctgaatgtccttgagtggcccagccagagcccggacttgaacccgatcgaacatctctggaaaaacctcaaaatagctgtgcagcgacactccccatcaaacatgacagagcttgagaggatctgcagagaagaatgggagaaactccccaaatacaggtgtgccaagcttgtagcgtcatacataagaagacttgaggctgtaatcgctgccaaaggtgcttcaacaaagtactgatcaaacggtctgaatacttatgtaaatgtgatatttaattattattatttttatatagATTTACAAAGTTTtagaaacatgtttttgctttgtcattatgggttattgtgtgtagattgaggggggggaaactatttaatccactttggaataaggctgtaacgtaacaaaatgtggaaaaagtgaaggggtctgaatactttccgaatgcactgtatattctaCACTACACTAAGTCCTCTGACCCTCTTGTGGCCCCCAGGGCTGTTCCAGAGGGCCATAGCCCAGAGCGGCTCAGCCATCTCCAGCTGGTCGGTCAACTACCGGCCCCTTATGTACACCAAGATCCTGGCTAAGAAGGTAGGCTGCAGCTACGGGGACACAGGCGACCTGGTGGAGTGTCTGAGGAGGAAGAGCTTCAGGGAGCTGGTGGACCAGGACATCCAGCCGGCCAGGTATCACATCGCCTTCGGCCCCGTGGTGGATGGAGACGTGGTTCCCGACGACCCCGAGATTCTCATGCAACAGGTCAGACTCAGCCTCTGGCTCCAGTCACCATTAAAATATACAAATATCTGGAATCCTCAGAGTCTCTTATGTTAATGCAATTACTGTTGCTATAGCAGTGTCTTTTTCTTCCTCCATATTCTGtgatgctatgtgtgtgtgtgttgccaccAGGGGGAGTTCCTGAACTATGACATCCTGCTAGGGGTGAACCAGGGAGAAGGGCTGAAGTTTGTGGACGACAGTGAGGGGGATGATGGGATCTCTGCAGCTTCCTTCGACTACACCATCTCCAACTTTGTGGACAACCTGTATGGATACCCTGAGGGTGAGAGTTTGTTATAAATGTCCTCATCCACACAAACATGTTAGCAGTGGTGGAAACAATACTCaatagtcatacttgagtaaaagtaaagataccttaatagaaaatgattcaGAAGTAGAAGTACAATTTGGCAAAAATagaaaaagtaaagtacagataccccaaaaaactacttgagtaaaaatacttcaaagtactacttaagtactttacaccactgcatgaTAGACACCCCTATAGGAGCAGAAGTAATGCTCCAGTTACCCATGTGTGTTAAGAGTAgatgtatattttattttactaTGGTTTAGTATTTCATTGCTGGCTATTCAAGGTCTCTCTGTCCCATCTCCTCCCCGTCTCTTGTTGCTCTctttctatccccctctctctttctctcctctctgtctttctctcccttctgtctcccccctatctatctctctctcccccctctctctctctcctctctctgtgtgtcgctctctctgtctttctctctctgtctctctctctgtctctctctctgtctctctcccccctctgtctctctccccctctctagctctctctctcccccctctctctctctctctctctctctctctctctcctctctctatgtctctcctcccctctacgcCCTCCCCACTAtatgtctcccccctctctctgtctctcccctctctcgctctgtttctcccccctttctctctctgtctctttctcccaccctcgttctgtgtctctctctaatcTATTTTGCTtgctctctctattgctctcggtctgtctctgtctccaggtAAGGACATCCTGAGGGAGACCATAAAGTTCATGTACACAGACTGGGCCGACAGGGACAACGGAGACATGAGGAGGAAGACCCTGCTGGCACTGTTCACAGATCACCAGTGGGTGGCGCCAGCGGTGGCCACAGCCAAGCTGCACGCTGAGTTCCAGTCTCCTGTCTACTTCTACACCTTCCACCACCATTGCCAGACGGAGGCCCGGCCAGAGTGGGCAGACGCGGCCCACGGGGATGAGCTGCCCTACGTGTTTGGGGTCCCAATGGTGGGAGCCACCGACCTGTTCCCCTGTAACTTCTCCAAGAACGACGTCATGCTCAGCGCTGTGGTCATGACGTACTGGACCAACTTTGCCAAGACCGGGTCAGTACTGGACTTAGACAGGACCTAGACACAGCATTGAGATATCAAATTAGAAACATGCTTTATCAGATGCATACAGTACATGCTCAATACTTGTGATAATcttttcgtctctctctctctcactccctcccatAAGGGATCCCAACCTGCCTGTACCCCAGGACACTAAGTTCATCCACACCAAGCCCAACCGCTTTGAGGAGGTCATCTGGACCAAGTTCAGCTCCAAGGACAAGCAGTACCTCCACATCGGCCTGAAGCCCCGCGTCAGGGACAACTACCGGGCCAACAAAGTGGCCTTCTGGCTGGAGCTGGTGCCTCACTTGCACTCCATGCATGAGGACATCTACCCCATCACCACCCGCCTGCCGCCTGGAGGAGGAGGTCCCCGCGTCCACCGGCCTGGTCCCCCTGGGGCACGCTCCACCCGCCACCCCGTCATCTCCACCAACCCCCCCGAACCCGAGCCAGACCCCTCCGAGCCGCCCCGCCGCAACCCGTTCCCCGACGAGATAAGGGACTACTCCACGGAGCTGAGTGTGACAGTGGCGGTGGGCGCCTCGCTGCTCTTCCTCAACGTGCTGGCCTTCGCAGCCCTCTACTACAAGCGGGACAAACGCCACGAGCTGCTGCAGAGACGCCACCGCCGCTTGTCCCCACAGCGCGGCATAGGCACCACCATGGGCATGGGAATGGTGGGCGCCCCGTCCCACAACGACCTGGCATTGAGCCAGGAGGAAGAGCTCATGTCCCTGCAGATGAAGCAGCAGAGGGTGGAGATGGAGCACGGCATCGGCACGCCCCTCCCTTCCCGGGGTCTCCACGGCGACCTGGACCCTCTACGGGCACAGGTGGGCCCACCAGACTACACGCTGGCCCTGCGGCGGGCACCGGAGGACGTGCCGCTGATGACGGCCAACACCATTACCATGATCCCAAGCACCATCAGCGGCATGCAGCCCCTCCACCCTTTCAACACCTACCCCCCCGCCCCGGCCCCctccaccaccccaacccctGGCCACAGCAACAACGCCCTGCCACACCAACACTCCACCACCCGCGTATAGGACGAGGCACAACCTCTGGTTCAGCAGAGATACAAACAAACACCACAGATGGATCCCcccctgttctttctctctctcactgggaTTATCCTCCAGCTTTTTCCTGGGACTCTTCTTCTGTGttgcttttttctttttttctctctgttgtTCTGTTCTCTGTCAATCTCCCCATGAGGCTGTGCTGTCACCCCCTACCGTTGGGACACATGGCTCAGTCTAACTCAGGCTGTGGACTGCTGGGACAAAGACCCATCATTACAACTAACACATCTCTATCACACATCCTCCAACCTGTTCATATGTCTGTACAATCTGGGTgtttcactctcttcctctctctcactctgtctatcttcctctctctctctcccaacccaTATTACTGCTTCTCTTCTTCTCTGCCTCCCACTCACTTTCTCTTCCTGTCTGTTCCTGTAGCTCTTGATCACAACGTTCACACAATCCTCCCAGTCTCATTTtcatcctcctttctctctcaaaTAAACCACTTCATGACTCCTTTTTTCCTCTGTGGAGTCTTTTATACAAACACATAAATGTAAATTATGTATTATTGATAAATTGTAAGGATATGAATGAAAAAAGTGATATTCTGATATCTCGTTTTTACCAGCATTCTTGGTGCCAAGAACTGTGATAACGCTCCTCTCTCAATGAGGGTCCAATGGACCACCAAGAGAGGCCCATCCTGACTTGATCTTACACAAGGAATTACCATCAAAAAAGTGCCAAATGTTTCATCTTTCTTTTTGATCTATCgcactttgttttgttttttcttgcATTCAGTGTTGCACTGTGGCTGGGCTTTACTCAAGGGGGAAAATATATCCTTGTAAAAATATAAAGAGAATATTAAGATTCATAACTGGTTTGCTGTCTGGGATCTTTTGcatgattttttttcttctaaacgGAGCACGGACATCGGAGTGGAAAGCTtgtttatttttatgtttggccttgttttcttattgttgttttcttttcttcttgaaAAGTAATTTCTTTTAGTTTTTTATATCTGCTGAACTTTGTGCACTTCATGAAGAAAACTGTTCTATTCTGTAGGTACTTCAAAAGAGGTATCAGGGGATGAATATTGATCAGAACAAGAAGAACAAATATGTCCTTTATTTTTTCATTTCTTATCACTGAGGCCGTGCCACAAGCACCTGCCGCCCTGAGAGACTGTTTGAAGCCCCgtctcccccacctctcttttTAGTTCACTCTTTCTCTCATTACTTCAGCTGTGAAGTGTTGCACGGTCATCGCGTTACCGTCTCAACTGAAGATTGTCTTTGATCATTCCTCTGTAAAAAAATGTTGTTGGACTTTACCACTCCATCAGCTTGCAGTGTTTATCCATGATAGGCTAATACTAGTTTTTCAATCGTGAAAATGTCATATTTCACGTGAATTGCCTCAATGGTAAAAATGGATATAATTCTAAATATTTTCCTGGAAATGAGGGTTGTCTTTGAACAATTATCTTAGTTTTAAGCACTCTTATCCTCTCCTCAGTGGACTTTTAGCTGCGTGCTACAGGTTTCTGGATACTGGATATGTCAGTCTTTTCATCTCTTCTGTTGTTCTGAGATTCTCTCTGTTGTTGAGGGGCAGGGGGTATGAAGGGGGCTCAGactgacatactgtaggtcaaagGTGAAAAAACCTTGTACGCACGTTTCAGATCTTTCAACTGCACAACTGAACACAGGGACACGACAAACTCTGGACGTTCATGAGAAAAAAAACTGTTCCCGAAGTTGAGACAACGTTAGGAAAACATTGACATTGAAAACAACAATGGAGACGAATCTTCAGCAGGCACCTGACATGTCGCCGATGCACAGAGGATGCATTCTACAACTTGAGTAGAAAAACATTTGATAAACATTACTCACATATAACACAAACAACAAAACTAGCGGGATGTTTTTCCTGTTTTATTTCCTGTCTTGTTTTGGGATGATGATGATCACACTCCGGGGTTATAGACTGGGGTCCATCACAGGGGACTGGACAGAGAACCGGGACTCAGAAAAAGAACAAAACACACATGGGAAACAAactgtacatttttttaaagtctaAGAGAACAAACTGGTATTTGTAAATATTATGTTTATGGTTTGGTTTATGAGTGAAGGGCCAAATCTTTCCTTTGTGACAACAGGTGCAAGTTCAGATGGCTGATTTGAGCTCTTGTTGTTTGATTTTCTTTCATATCTTAGATTTTCAAGGTCAAAGTGCAACAAGTTATGGGCACATATAGACAGTTATTAACATACATGAATGATCTGTGAATGAAAACTACATCTAAAATCATAGCATGGTTGAGTTCAACATAAATAGCAGTAGGGACAGGGATATGGCTCAGGTTTCTCTAGGGTAGAAGGAACATACTGGACGTGGGTGGGGTTCTGGGGGAGGTCGGCATTACTTGCACATTTTGTCAACTGCCACATCAATCACGAAGACAGCTTTTGTCTTGAATGACAATTCATTTAAGATGAGTTATTTTGCATCTGTTAGGTGGCCAATGGTAAGAGCTGCATAGATAGCAGATTTAGAGAGAGAATatggatacagagagaaagataaagggagagcgatagagagagagactgaagaggAAGGCAGTGATAATGGTAGAGGAAGGCAGTGATAatggtagaggtagaggaaggTAGTGATAATGGTAGAGATAGGCATGGTTTGAAACTGTGCTCAACCCAAACCTACAAAACAAGGGAACTTGAATCTTGATGGTGGTGCTGTTGGTAATTGTTAGTGACCATCACTGTCCTGAGAAGTGACATAGTATTACCGAATAGCTTAGAGCAGGTACAGTATGTTGTCAACACCTTAGTACTCTTCAGTCTTGTTTCAGACTCTGACGGTTGTGGTTGCTTTGCTATCCTTTACTATTATGTCTGCAATGCACACTGTTTAAGTCATTTTCTGGAATATCAGCTCACCTGTTTGCTGTCCATTTGAGATGCCGGGGATATGACAGCCAACAGACTGGAAGCACACTCTCACCTGTTTACACGGTGACACTACAGTCTGGCGTTGGCTCAAtgttacaaacaaaaaaacattgcaAAGATGCAAATCTCTACTTTTCCAAGGTTCGCGCTGGGTTGCCGAAAAAGACTTGCACCTGTTTGTGTCTATTTTCATTTAGTCTGGAATCCGTAACCTACTGGAGGATTGAGACACTGTAAGGTGCATAACGAACGGGTTTAAAGAATGACGTTAATATTTCATATAGAGGCTATGACACACTGTATGTTGTGTGTCTGAACTGGAGAACATTAAAAAGATATCCTTAAACAAATATCATATTTGCCTCCCTATTTTCTATTAACACACAATATCCAATGATTTATCATCGCTAATCTGTGAGTGGTCGCTAATCTGATTAATGATTACCCAAGTTGACATTATTGATCTTCTTTGATTGGTGTTcttttgtttagttttttgtgaAAATGACTAGGtctatatacacatgagatgattTCACGATGATATTTTAAGAGCCATAGAGCCGGTTCTGTTCTTTGTATAACCAGGGCATAAGTAGGGCAGCGATGCCAAGGTCTATCCAGCAGAGGGCAGCAGAGTCCAGAACGGTCTCCACTAGGAACTGATCTCAGACTCAGTGCTCTGCTTGCTAGGCCAGAGAGCTGTGCGTGCTGCCTGGTGGTGAAATTACAATGCCTACTCTGACCCCAAAGACAGTGTAAGTCGGAGGGAGGGCCACACAGACAGTCTGAGTGCAGAGAGCACACAGTGAGAAGTGACTAATACATTGTCTGAATTATAACAGTACTGACAAGCATATTACatgaacacacaaacactgaCTACAGTATGTTAAACCTGAGCATCAATCATAAAATATGGTTCAAAGACTTCAAAGGACACACTCGTTTATGAAAATAGAGATTTATAACACAAAAGTTATACAAAAAGACATTTTAAGACAATgtataaataaaatgaaaaatcGAATCATTGGATTTAGGACTTTATATATCATCTTCTCATATGATctgtacccactgggcacaaactggttgaatcaatgttgtttccacgtcatttcaatgaaatgaagttgaaccaacgtggaatagatgttgaattgacgtctgtgcctagCGGGTACTGTCTGTAGCTTATTCCCGCTGCATGCATCAGAGCTCATTGTGGTACTGACAGGTAGTACTAGGAACCGATGAGGTCAATGAGTTGTAGAAGTGacgtttttttctctctcactcgttCATGGTTTCTCATCAGCTCCACCCACATCAACTGACTTTCCCACCAGTTTCTATCCAGTCAACAACAACCTTGTCTACACATTCCATACTTGGAAGTCCATTCAGAGATTTCAGCAGAAGTCCAATGACCTCATCCTCTCTCTAAAGAACGGTCCAATCACAGCCTCTGTCTTCAGGGAAAGCTCCAATCACGTGCTTTTCTGTTGACAGGCAGGTGCGTTGGTGA includes these proteins:
- the LOC120056586 gene encoding neuroligin-2-like isoform X2; this encodes MSDPCLVCLLSLALCLTLSSCQRADLSGKHPMVTTGYGKLRGVRKELNNEILGPVEQYLGVPYATPPIGERRFQPPEAPGSWQEIRNATQFAPVCPQNVHGVLPEIMLPVWFTDNLDAAAGYVQNQSEDCLYLNVYVPTEDDIRDRRKKPVMLFIHGGSYMEGAGNMFDASILTAYGNVIVVTMNYRLGVLGFLSTGDQSAKGNYGLLDQIQALRWLNENIGHFGGDPERITIFGSGAGASCVNLLILSHHSEGLFQRAIAQSGSAISSWSVNYRPLMYTKILAKKVGCSYGDTGDLVECLRRKSFRELVDQDIQPARYHIAFGPVVDGDVVPDDPEILMQQGEFLNYDILLGVNQGEGLKFVDDSEGDDGISAASFDYTISNFVDNLYGYPEGKDILRETIKFMYTDWADRDNGDMRRKTLLALFTDHQWVAPAVATAKLHAEFQSPVYFYTFHHHCQTEARPEWADAAHGDELPYVFGVPMVGATDLFPCNFSKNDVMLSAVVMTYWTNFAKTGDPNLPVPQDTKFIHTKPNRFEEVIWTKFSSKDKQYLHIGLKPRVRDNYRANKVAFWLELVPHLHSMHEDIYPITTRLPPGGGGPRVHRPGPPGARSTRHPVISTNPPEPEPDPSEPPRRNPFPDEIRDYSTELSVTVAVGASLLFLNVLAFAALYYKRDKRHELLQRRHRRLSPQRGIGTTMGMGMVGAPSHNDLALSQEEELMSLQMKQQRVEMEHGIGTPLPSRGLHGDLDPLRAQVGPPDYTLALRRAPEDVPLMTANTITMIPSTISGMQPLHPFNTYPPAPAPSTTPTPGHSNNALPHQHSTTRV
- the LOC120056586 gene encoding neuroligin-2-like isoform X1; the protein is MSDPCLVCLLSLALCLTLSSCQRADLSGKHPMVTTGYGKLRGVRKELNNEILGPVEQYLGVPYATPPIGERRFQPPEAPGSWQEIRNATQFAPVCPQNVHGVLPEIMLPVWFTDNLDAAAGYVQNQSEDCLYLNVYVPTEDGPLTKKHDESTMNKPRDEDIRDRRKKPVMLFIHGGSYMEGAGNMFDASILTAYGNVIVVTMNYRLGVLGFLSTGDQSAKGNYGLLDQIQALRWLNENIGHFGGDPERITIFGSGAGASCVNLLILSHHSEGLFQRAIAQSGSAISSWSVNYRPLMYTKILAKKVGCSYGDTGDLVECLRRKSFRELVDQDIQPARYHIAFGPVVDGDVVPDDPEILMQQGEFLNYDILLGVNQGEGLKFVDDSEGDDGISAASFDYTISNFVDNLYGYPEGKDILRETIKFMYTDWADRDNGDMRRKTLLALFTDHQWVAPAVATAKLHAEFQSPVYFYTFHHHCQTEARPEWADAAHGDELPYVFGVPMVGATDLFPCNFSKNDVMLSAVVMTYWTNFAKTGDPNLPVPQDTKFIHTKPNRFEEVIWTKFSSKDKQYLHIGLKPRVRDNYRANKVAFWLELVPHLHSMHEDIYPITTRLPPGGGGPRVHRPGPPGARSTRHPVISTNPPEPEPDPSEPPRRNPFPDEIRDYSTELSVTVAVGASLLFLNVLAFAALYYKRDKRHELLQRRHRRLSPQRGIGTTMGMGMVGAPSHNDLALSQEEELMSLQMKQQRVEMEHGIGTPLPSRGLHGDLDPLRAQVGPPDYTLALRRAPEDVPLMTANTITMIPSTISGMQPLHPFNTYPPAPAPSTTPTPGHSNNALPHQHSTTRV